One region of Juglans microcarpa x Juglans regia isolate MS1-56 chromosome 7S, Jm3101_v1.0, whole genome shotgun sequence genomic DNA includes:
- the LOC121241407 gene encoding NADH dehydrogenase [ubiquinone] 1 alpha subcomplex assembly factor 3-like: MAVRHRAVATLPNLIRSLRKECPKPASQAALPSLRRAFSLYDQINLIDNVPEDQLRFQRYTETGFTVNGVDYEGSLLCVGNLLMSWAPKKFPQITPDSLSIFRTVRPIPEILILGCGRHIEPVGPELRRFVRSTGMKLEVLDSRNATSTYNILNEEGRIVAAALLPYGISS; the protein is encoded by the exons ATGGCGGTGAGACACAGAGCAGTCGCAACGCTGCCTAACCTCATTCGGAGCCTCCGAAAGGAGTGTCCAAAGCCAGCGAGCCAAGCGGCGTTGCCGTCGCTGAGACGCGCTTTCTCTCTATACGATCAGATCAATCTCATCGACAACGTCCCCGAAGACCAGCTTCGCTTTCAACG GTATACGGAGACAGGCTTCACCGTAAATGGAGTGGATTATGAAGGTAGCTTGCTTTGCGTTGGGAACTTGCTAATGTCTTGGGCTCCTAAGAAATTCCCACAGATCACTCCAGATAG CTTATCTATCTTCCGAACAGTGCGGCCAATACCAG AGATTTTGATACTTGGATGTGGGCGGCACATTGAGCCAGTGGGTCCTGAACTTCGGCGCTTTGTTCGGTCTACTGGCATGAAGTTAGAAGTCCTTGACTCG AGAAATGCTACATCAACTTACAACATACTGAATGAGGAGGGTAGGATTGTGGCTGCTGCACTTCTCCCATATGGGATTTCTTCTTGA
- the LOC121241530 gene encoding ribose-phosphate pyrophosphokinase 1-like, with the protein MSSLLYSYSLPSIPTSLPSPFSRSSTSIFFPRPRIPAFRNGIKCAWEEPLKYDNGKPSIPILGTEKPIPGRLASDTVHLKDELDKNNTMLRIFSGTANPALSQEIACNMGLELGKIKIKRFADGEIYVQLQESVRGCDVYLVQPTCPPANENLMELLIMIDACRRASAKNITAVIPYFGYARADRKSQGRESIAAKLVANLITEAGANRVLACDLHSGQSMGYFDIPVDHVYGQPVILDYLASKSICFDDLVVVSPDVGGVARARSFAKKLSDAPLAIVDKRRHGHNVAAVINLIGDVKGKVAVMVDDMIDTAGTISKGASLLHQEGAREVYACSTHAVFSPPAIETLSSGLFQEVIVTNTIPVLEQNYFPQLTVLSVANLLGETIWRVHVDCSGGFEHYSSLGID; encoded by the exons atgtcttCTCTGCTTTACTCGTATTCTTTACCATCCATCCCTACGTCACTCCCTTCTCCTTTCTCTCGGAGTTCGACCTCCATTTTCTTCCCCCGCCCTCGCATCCCTGCCTTCCGAAACGGCAtc AAATGTGCTTGGGAGGAGCCGTTGAAGTACGATAACGGCAAGCCCTCCATTCCAATTCTTGGCACTGAAAAACCTATTCCGGGTCGTTTGGCTTCCGACACGGTCCATTTGAAAGATGAGCTTGACAAGAATAACACTATGCTTCGGATCTTTTCCGGCACGGCCAATCCCGCACTTTCTCAG GAAATTGCATGCAACATGGGTCTGGAGCTtggaaaaattaagattaaacgTTTTGCCGATGGTGAGATATATGTTCAGTTGCAAGAGAGTGTCAGAGGGTGTGATGTTTATCTTGTGCAACCCACATGTCCTCCTGCAAATGAAAATCTTATGGAGCTTCTGATCATGATTGATGCTTGTCGAAGGGCATCGGCCAAGAATATTACTGCAGTGATTCCATATTTTGGATATGCCAGGGCTGATAGAAAG TCTCAAGGGCGTGAATCAATTGCGGCCAAACTTGTAGCAAATTTGATTACGGAAGCAGGTGCAAACCGTGTTCTTGCTTGTGATCTTCATTCAGGGCAGTCCATGGGCTATTTTGATATTCCAGTAGATCATGTATATGGTCAG CCTGTGATTCTTGATTACCTTGCCAGCAAGTCTATATGTTTTGATGATCTGGTAGTGGTCTCACCAGATGTTGGTGGTGTTGCTAGAGCCCGTTCTTTTGCCAAGAAGTTATCTGATGCACCTCTTGCCATTGTGGATAAAAGGCGTCATGGACATAATGTGGCAGCG GTGATAAATCTGATTGGCGATGTGAAGGGGAAAGTAGCAGTAATGGTGGATGACATGATCGACACAGCTG GGACGATTTCCAAAGGTGCATCTCTTTTGCACCAAGAGGGGGCAAGGGAAGTCTATGCATGCAGTACACATGCTGTTTTTag TCCTCCTGCGATTGAGACATTATCAAGCGGTTTGTTTCAAGAGGTAATCGTAACAAATACCATTCCGGTGTTGGAGCAAAACTATTTTCCTCAGCTAACAGTATTGTCAGTTGCAAACCTCCTTGGGGAGACCATATGGCGTGTTCATGTTGACTGCTCT GGTGGCTTTGAACATTATTCCAGCTTGGGTATTGACTGA
- the LOC121241529 gene encoding protein PIN-LIKES 3-like isoform X1, with translation MDFLALFIVALMPVLETLLVTAVGLFLGMERINLLGAISRQSLNKLVFFVFTPSLIVSDLADSITVSSLGTLWFMLVNVLITFLIGSALAWILIKITGAPQHLQSLIIGCCAAGNLGNLLLIILPAVCEEDDSTFGDSSVCSTDAEAYAVLSMALGAIYIWSYVYPIMMIYANKATKDTGTHGSTTRDNISGETSYLHSEIGTEPLLPSEGCPSSEECMDQVEVHSPGSKGKAKVMFLGKTMLHLKKLTGLVDLKKLFAPSTIAAIFGFIIGIVSPIRKVLIGDDAPLRAIYNSASLLGEATIPSMTLIIGANLLGGLKGARVSPSLIVGIIAIRYIIIMPSLGIGIVKAANHFGMVGSDSLYQFTLMLQYALPPAMSVGTISQLLETGESECSVIMLWTYAVATFSLTLWSTIFMWLVF, from the exons ATTCATTGTAGCATTGATGCCAGTTCTAGAGACACTCTTAGTTACGGCTGTTGGTCTATTTCTTGGAATGGAGCGTATAAATCTTTTGGGGGCAATTTCCAGGCAGTCTTTGAATAAA CTAGTATTTTTTGTGTTCACTCCTTCACTGATCGTCAGCGACCTAGCCGATTCAATTACAGTAAGCAGTTTGGGAACCTT ATGGTTCATGCTAGTGAATGTCCTTATTACATTCCTTATTGGTTCTGCACTTGCATGGATACTCATAAAAATCACAGGAGCTCCTCAACATCTGCAAAGCCTTATCATTGGTTGTTGTGCTGCAG GAAATTTAGGGAACTTGCTTCTGATTATCCTCCCGGCAGTCTGTGAGGAGGATGATAGTACGTTTGGAGATTCTTCTGTGTGCTCTACTGATGCAGAGGCTTATGCTGTTCTTTCTATGGCG TTAGGtgcaatatatatatggtcTTATGTGTATCCTATCATGATGATATATGCAAACAAGGCAACTAAAGACACTGGCACACATGGCTCTACGACAAGGGATAACATTTCAGGAGAAACCTCGTATTTACATTCAGAGATTGGCACAGAACCGCTCCTTCCTTCAGAGGGTTGCCCAAGCTCAGAGGAGTGTATGGATCAAGTTGAAGTCCATTCGCCTGGATCCAAAGGAAAAGCAAAG GTAATGTTTCTGGGAAAGACTATGCTGCACCTTAAGAAGCTTACTGGGCTTGTGGACCTCAAAAAATTGTTTGCGCCGTCTACAATTGCAGCA ATTTTTGGGTTTATCATCGGAATAGTCTCCCCAATTCGAAAGGTACTGATTGGTGATGATGCTCCTCTTCGTGCCATCTACAACTCTGCGAGTTTGTTAGG GGAAGCAACAATACCATCTATGACACTGATAATTGGAGCAAACCTTCTTGGAG GTCTAAAAGGTGCCAGAGTAAGTCCATCACTCATTGTAGGGATTATCGCAATTCGGTACATCATCATCATGCCTTCACTGGGTATTGGTATTGTTAAGGCTGCAAACCATTTTGGCATGGTGGGATCAGATTCATTATATCAGTTTACACTTATGCTTCAGTATGCTCTTCCACCTGCAATGAGTGTAG GTACCATTTCTCAATTGCTTGAGACAGGAGAAAGTGAATGCTCTGTCATTATGCTATGGACTTATGCTGTGGCAACATTCTCTCTGACACTATGGTCGACCATCTTCATGTGGCTTGTTTTTTAA
- the LOC121241529 gene encoding protein PIN-LIKES 1-like isoform X2: MLVNVLITFLIGSALAWILIKITGAPQHLQSLIIGCCAAGNLGNLLLIILPAVCEEDDSTFGDSSVCSTDAEAYAVLSMALGAIYIWSYVYPIMMIYANKATKDTGTHGSTTRDNISGETSYLHSEIGTEPLLPSEGCPSSEECMDQVEVHSPGSKGKAKVMFLGKTMLHLKKLTGLVDLKKLFAPSTIAAIFGFIIGIVSPIRKVLIGDDAPLRAIYNSASLLGEATIPSMTLIIGANLLGGLKGARVSPSLIVGIIAIRYIIIMPSLGIGIVKAANHFGMVGSDSLYQFTLMLQYALPPAMSVGTISQLLETGESECSVIMLWTYAVATFSLTLWSTIFMWLVF; this comes from the exons ATGCTAGTGAATGTCCTTATTACATTCCTTATTGGTTCTGCACTTGCATGGATACTCATAAAAATCACAGGAGCTCCTCAACATCTGCAAAGCCTTATCATTGGTTGTTGTGCTGCAG GAAATTTAGGGAACTTGCTTCTGATTATCCTCCCGGCAGTCTGTGAGGAGGATGATAGTACGTTTGGAGATTCTTCTGTGTGCTCTACTGATGCAGAGGCTTATGCTGTTCTTTCTATGGCG TTAGGtgcaatatatatatggtcTTATGTGTATCCTATCATGATGATATATGCAAACAAGGCAACTAAAGACACTGGCACACATGGCTCTACGACAAGGGATAACATTTCAGGAGAAACCTCGTATTTACATTCAGAGATTGGCACAGAACCGCTCCTTCCTTCAGAGGGTTGCCCAAGCTCAGAGGAGTGTATGGATCAAGTTGAAGTCCATTCGCCTGGATCCAAAGGAAAAGCAAAG GTAATGTTTCTGGGAAAGACTATGCTGCACCTTAAGAAGCTTACTGGGCTTGTGGACCTCAAAAAATTGTTTGCGCCGTCTACAATTGCAGCA ATTTTTGGGTTTATCATCGGAATAGTCTCCCCAATTCGAAAGGTACTGATTGGTGATGATGCTCCTCTTCGTGCCATCTACAACTCTGCGAGTTTGTTAGG GGAAGCAACAATACCATCTATGACACTGATAATTGGAGCAAACCTTCTTGGAG GTCTAAAAGGTGCCAGAGTAAGTCCATCACTCATTGTAGGGATTATCGCAATTCGGTACATCATCATCATGCCTTCACTGGGTATTGGTATTGTTAAGGCTGCAAACCATTTTGGCATGGTGGGATCAGATTCATTATATCAGTTTACACTTATGCTTCAGTATGCTCTTCCACCTGCAATGAGTGTAG GTACCATTTCTCAATTGCTTGAGACAGGAGAAAGTGAATGCTCTGTCATTATGCTATGGACTTATGCTGTGGCAACATTCTCTCTGACACTATGGTCGACCATCTTCATGTGGCTTGTTTTTTAA